The Camelina sativa cultivar DH55 chromosome 16, Cs, whole genome shotgun sequence sequence CTTCAAAATGAATCTGACTGTAAGTTCTTTTAAAGACTTTTATGCTATAAATACAAACATgtattataaagaaaagaaaaaaaaactcacatctGATCTAAGTATACAAACATCAGAACCTAGTTGAAAGATTGTATGAGATGTTGATCCCAAACCCACTGGCCCAACACTATACATTGATAATTGATAGTAATGCAGTTTACAAAATAACAGTAGATAACATGGATACAAACAATCTGATCCTACATATAAAAGAGCTTTCTAAGTAGAATTCCATTTAACAGAACGATTGCTTTCGAAGAATGTTCACAGAAACAGAACTCACTAACAAATCACTAGCCTTGAGATTATTAACCATGAAATGAGTGGAAAGATTATCAACCCACCTAAATTgctcaaatattaattaatcatataattaatactaaactaattaaatcAACTCACTTAgaacttaaacaaaatcatccaTCCACTAGAGAACTCCAAACAAGGTTGTTCAATcatttcaataatatttttttaatttttatttattaattatcaaattttaataatctaaaatgagaaaacaattacttaaattatttctattacataaaatagaaaacaataaaattttacaaaatttggaatattaaacatattttacaaaattcggaattttaaacatattttacaaaattcagaatattaaacatattttacaaaatttagaataagaTTATCAGTATTGATCTAATGAATTTGATAGTATAAGGTGTAAGCTAAATAATCTTAAAATGGAAATCAACAATGACATTATTAATGAGAAGCACAACAATGATCTCCAACAGAGACCTGGCTGGAGAACCAAACTTGAATGTGAACAATTGTTCACCAGATTGCACATCCCAGAGCTTAGCAGTCTGATCAGCACTACTAGTGATCAATCTTGACGAGTCTCCTAAGAAATCACAACAAATCACTAAACATTAATCTTTAAAAGACTAAACCTTAAACTGAATCCATTCCATCCACTCTATACTAACTGAATTTGAGAAGATGAGACACTTACGTTGTACCTAAGGTACGTCAATGGACGTTCAGGTCTCTTCATCAAGATCGGTGATATCCTCGATTCTAGGGTTTGATCATGCGAAGAGCTTTGAAtctgtaaaaaacaaaatacgaAATCGATTCAATAGAAAAACCGAAAGATAATAGAAAAGAGAggatcgagagagaagagagaattggGTCTAGAACTATGGATTGATTCGCCTTCCATTCGCCGTCtggatcgagagagaaaagagaggatccagagagaagagagggaaaaaaaatcCCTTTTATATTTTTGCGTCCACGAATCCGAATGTGTCACGTAGCGTTGCTCTCTGGGTTGCTCAATTCTTTCCTTGAGAAACGATTCTCTACTTAATAAACCGAAAAAtgagttttttatttggtttttgggCCCCAAATTGAAGAGCAATTATGATAGTAACTCCCAGTGGAAATGCTCTAAGTGATTGAAGGAAAGTGAGAGTATTTTTTGGTTGCTGAACTTGATAGCATCTACAGTAAATGTACAAGATTTATATCTTAGTATCTAAATAGATGATTACATAGTTctgataaaattttctttttcaacactattttatttgaaactttGATTAAAATcacaatctatctatctatattattattttcacagcatTTTTCAGAAGAAGGCTTGAAGTTGGGCAATATTTACATCATATGCCAttgtaattaaaacatttaatacaattttttttttttaattaaattaaaaaaatcgagtatggaaatatatatttccctaaatatctgaacaacatcaatttctattttcctttttaattataagttataaaatgttttaatgaaaaaagaaactataatatCTTACCttattcaattttgattttccataattggtttgacattatacatgttttccattatacataaattgtttaatgttttctatgttaaagTGAATAGAGCAATTGATGTCAAAAATgggtagaaaaaaatataaaaataaactaataatgtatgattttattatactatatatatatatattgttttaacctccacaaaatgatatatgtttttgactaaaaaaacatgtgtcatttatagagttatgatgtcaaatacaaatatatatatatatatatatatatatatatcctgttgcacaatttaaatagtgaatacatcaaatttagtcatatgagtaatatcaataatattatctgtgtaaatatcaataacaatactaaaaaaagcaacaataatttatggaaaattttatttatccacgggtccaaacctaaactaaaaataatcataagaatGTGATGAGATttaggttaatattagtacacttatatatttttgcgggttggtttaaaaacacaaacaaaatattttaaaacttaattttacatgaaaggagttaaaaatcaacactaacccgctccatcatactcagatacaaaactaactatttcttttaataactattttttttactatacatGGGTCCAAACCTAGACTAATAATAAGTATGTGatgagaattaggttaatattagtacacttatatatttttgcgggttggtttaaaaacacaaacaaaatattttaaaacttaattttacatgaaaagagttaaaaatcaacactaacccgctccatcatactcagatacaaaactaactatttcttttaataactattttttttattatacacGGGTCCAAACCTAGACTAATAATAAGTATGTGatgagaattaggttaatattagtacacttatatatttttgcgggttggtttaaaaacacaaacaaaatattttaaaacttaattttacatgaaaagagttaaaaatcaacactaacccgctccatcatactcagatacaaaactaactatttcttttaataactattttttttattatccacGGGTCCAAACCTAGACTAATAATAAGTATGTGatgagaattaggttaatattagtacacttatatatttttgcgggttggtctaaaaacacaaacaaaatattttaaaacttaattttatatgaaagaagttaaaaaccaacactaacccgCTTAATCATACTCATAgacaaaactaactaatttcaaattggtgaataagaaaatttaaataattttatactaactacaaagtattatatatattaacagatgtttactttcacaacaactaattttgattgattaaattccaaaataaaagaattttgattaattaaatttcaagtgaaaataataatttttaaatagataaagaaaataaaattacaaatatctcaatattattgtaaaagagtttaaaacatatatttgatctaacataatgtttttttagtaagttatataaaatatacaaaaatacataatcccGCAGTGTACCGtgagttaaaatctagtgtatGTTTAAAcgtagagaatttgttagaaatgatttttttgagaTTCCCTTTTTccaaaataccctttttggaatatttttatttttgtcatcttttgcacaattacaatatgttaagttaatttttagaattttttttaggtttggattctctattttacatttagtatatagtttttaggggttaacatttaatatttgaagtttaggttttagaatttaattattttatatattaaaaaggggtacttttgaaaatgaacacaataaaatgatatttttaaaaagtgaaaaatgaGATTTCAATCCCTTTAAATATATCACATAACTAGCATCGTTTTCATGTTATTGCTAGTGGTTTGTACTAACCAGGTCTAACCACGTTGCTAAATCAATTTTTAATCCGTTTAAAGGTAGTTAACAAATAGAAAAAACGTTTGTAAGTTGTAATGtcacatttatttattaaagaaaaaacaagtctTGTTTCCACGAAGTTACTCCATCTACTAAATCAACAAGCAGATCATCAAATTTGTCTTTTataaagaaagaatcaaactccaGGATTTTGTCTTaataaagaaacaatcaaatttGTCTTTATaagcaaacaatcaaactcaAGAACCAGTTGAAGAAAATTAGAATATCATGGAAGAGATTCGCCAGAGAAGACTGTTGATGGTCCCAGCACCGTTCGAAGGCCATTTACCTTCGATGATGAACTTAGCCTCCTACCTTTTTTCCCAAGGCATTTCAGTCACAGTTGTTCAAACCCAATTCAACTTCAAAGATCTCTCTGCTAGCTTCCCTGATCTCAACTTCTTCACCATAAAAGAAGGCATGTCAGAATCCGCTATATGTGAACCCATTTTGAAAGAGTTTCTAACTATCCATGATGATGTTGAGTTTATCATATATGATGAATTTGTCTACTTCCCTCGAGGTGTTGCAGAAGATCTTCATCTTCCCAATATGGTCTTTAGTCCTTCTTCGGCCGCTACTTCGATCAGCCGGTGCGTGCTTATGGATAACCAAGCAAAAGGGTTACTTCCTCCACAAGGTACCCCCCCCTCTTTTTTTGTGTTGCTACTTTGTATATATTACTGCGACACGGTCCGATGTTGACatgtgtttaaaaaataatagtttgtATACATTTGTACATAGTAATTTGCATGTCTTTATccgattttattttaaaataaaaaataaaaataaaactatatcaaaaacaaaatttacatatGCTAATTTTAGTTATTGGTTAATCAGATATGCTAATATATCGAGAAATTGAGTTCATTTAGTATGAATATTAACAATTATACATTGAAGTTTAAAATAACTGtataagttatttaaaaaaaatcatttaattgtataaaaagtatatttatCATGATACTTTGGTTTTTCGTaagtaaaacacacaaaagtaatgagattaaaaaaaaaaaaaaaaaaaaagctgatatGAATGGATTTTCCAtttttctcataatttttttttaaaataatttaaatatttatctctTTATCATTTTACTGTTTCCATACTAATTTagtttacataaaatatttttttgtcaagatAATATGAACAATTCTATAACTGATAGTACCAGTCCTGGTCGGTCCTCAAAATGGACATTTTTATCTTTCATATATGTGATCACAACGAACCATATACATTACGCGGGATCTTATATATAGTTGTcttatataaagttataatgtatgtagtatttataaaaatgtgaagaaTTCATTTTGAAACGTTTTACcgtatgatgatgatttgagtcAATTTCTACGACAGAAGCATTATCTCAGCTTGAAGAAATGGTGCCAGAATTTCATCCCTTTAGGTTTAAAGATCTGCCTGTAACAGCTTATGGATCTATGGAGAGATTAATGATACTTTACGAGAATGTAAGCAATAGATCTCTATCTTCTGGCATAATACACAATTCTTCAAATTGCTTAGAGAGCTCATTCATATCAACTGCACAAGAGAACTGGAGAGTTCCCGTGTACCCGGTTGGTCCACTCCATATGACGACCAATCCCGCTACGTCATGTCCGAGTTtatttgatgaagaaagaaactgTCTCGAATGGCTTGAGAAGCAAGAAACAAACTCCGTGATATACATAAGCATGGGCAGCTTGGCGATGACACAAGAGATAGAGGCTTTGGAGATGGCCATGGGATTTGTTGAGAGTAATCAACCTTTCTTGTGGGTGATCCGACCAGGCTCGATAATCGGATAAGAGTCCTTAGACTTCTTACCGGAACAATTTAGGCAAACGGTAACCGACGGGAGAGGTTTTGTAGTGCAATGGGCTCCACAGAAAGAGGTGTTAAGGCATAGAGCAGTGGGAGGGTTTTGGAAccattgtggatggaactcatGCCTGGAGAGCATAATTAGTGGCGTACAAATGATTTGCCTGCCGTATTCTGGTGATCAGAAAGTTAACACTCGACTTATGTCACATGTTTGGCAAACCGCGTTTGAGATCGAAGGTAAATTGGAAAGAGGAATTGTAAAGATAGCTGTGAGGAGGCTCATTTTGGATCATGAAGGCGTAGAAATGAGAATGAGAGCCATTGGACTAAAGGAGGAGATTGAAGCTTCTGTCAGAATAGGAGGCTCTTCTCACAGTTCTTTAAACAGTATGGTCGACAGTATCATGTCATTAACATCATTACGATCGCCTCCAAGCCAGAAcataaaatgagaaaaagacTCACAATTATTTGTATCATTAACGAAGTAGTTGATTGTGCTTGTCGTTAGAATGAAACCAATCTAGGTGGTATCACTCGGGTT is a genomic window containing:
- the LOC104752274 gene encoding UDP-glycosyltransferase 76D1-like translates to MEEIRQRRLLMVPAPFEGHLPSMMNLASYLFSQGISVTVVQTQFNFKDLSASFPDLNFFTIKEGMSESAICEPILKEFLTIHDDVEFIIYDEFVYFPRGVAEDLHLPNMVFSPSSAATSISRCVLMDNQAKGLLPPQEALSQLEEMVPEFHPFRFKDLPVTAYGSMERLMILYENVSNRSLSSGIIHNSSNCLESSFISTAQENWRVPVYPVGPLHMTTNPATSCPSLFDEERNCLEWLEKQETNSVIYISMGSLAMTQEIEALEMAMGFVESNQPFLWVIRPGSIIG